Proteins encoded together in one Aeromonas encheleia window:
- the map gene encoding type I methionyl aminopeptidase: protein MSIKIKTPEEIEKMRIAGQLAADVLVMIAPHVNAGVTTDELNTLCHDYIVNVQQAIPAPLNYHGFPKSICTSVNDVICHGIPNHKKLREGDIINLDITVIKDGYHGDTSAMFIVGQTTPLRRQLCKVAQDSLYAAIKRVRPGMCITEIGAVIQPIVEQAGFSVVRDYCGHGIGSEFHEEPQILHYRNGGKLELKAGMCFTIEPMVNSKKYHCRVNPKDGWTVTTKDGGDSAQWEHTLLVTDDGCEVLTLRPDDTIDRFYKHG, encoded by the coding sequence ATGTCCATCAAAATCAAGACACCGGAAGAGATTGAAAAGATGCGCATTGCCGGCCAGCTGGCTGCCGATGTGCTGGTCATGATCGCCCCCCATGTCAACGCCGGCGTGACCACCGACGAGCTGAACACCCTGTGCCACGACTACATCGTCAACGTGCAGCAGGCGATCCCCGCCCCCCTCAACTACCACGGTTTCCCCAAGTCCATCTGCACCTCGGTGAACGACGTGATCTGTCACGGCATCCCCAACCACAAGAAATTGCGGGAAGGGGACATCATCAACCTGGACATCACCGTCATCAAGGATGGTTACCACGGCGACACCTCCGCCATGTTCATCGTCGGTCAGACTACCCCGCTGCGCCGCCAGCTGTGCAAGGTGGCCCAGGACAGCCTGTACGCCGCCATCAAGCGGGTACGCCCCGGCATGTGCATCACCGAGATCGGTGCCGTGATCCAGCCCATCGTCGAGCAGGCCGGTTTCTCCGTGGTGCGCGACTACTGTGGCCACGGCATCGGCAGCGAGTTCCATGAAGAGCCGCAGATCCTGCACTACCGCAACGGCGGCAAGCTGGAGCTCAAGGCCGGCATGTGCTTCACCATAGAGCCCATGGTCAACAGCAAGAAATACCACTGCCGCGTCAACCCGAAGGATGGCTGGACCGTGACCACCAAGGATGGCGGCGACTCCGCCCAGTGGGAGCACACCCTGCTGGTCACCGATGACGGCTGCGAGGTGCTGACCCTGCGCCCAGACGACACTATCGACCGGTTCTACAAACACGGTTAA
- a CDS encoding DUF3461 family protein: protein MYENLKSLGIQEPTSVDSYTLRQEANHDILKIYFKKQKGEFFAKSVKFKYPRQRKTILIDSGTHEYKDVTEINANLKYVVDELDNLTQGVHVQADPDIKQKILRDLRHLEKVVQNKISEIERDLEKL from the coding sequence ATGTACGAGAATCTAAAGAGCCTGGGGATCCAGGAACCCACCTCAGTGGACAGCTACACCCTGCGCCAGGAGGCCAATCACGACATCCTCAAGATCTACTTCAAGAAGCAGAAGGGCGAGTTCTTCGCCAAGAGTGTCAAGTTCAAGTATCCGCGTCAGCGCAAGACCATATTGATCGATTCGGGCACCCATGAGTACAAGGATGTCACCGAGATCAACGCCAACCTCAAGTACGTGGTGGATGAGCTGGACAACCTGACTCAGGGGGTGCACGTCCAGGCTGACCCTGACATCAAGCAGAAGATATTGCGCGACCTGCGCCACCTGGAAAAAGTGGTGCAGAACAAGATAAGCGAGATAGAGCGGGATCTGGAGAAGCTGTAA
- the rpsB gene encoding 30S ribosomal protein S2, producing MAKVSMRDMLQAGVHFGHQTRYWNPKMKSYIFGARSKVHIINLEKTVPMFDDAMNFISSVAAKKGKVLFVGTKRAASEAVKDAAIRCDQFYVNHRWLGGMLTNWKTVRQSIKRLKDLETQSQDGTFEKLTKKEALMRTREMDKLEKSLGGIKNMGGLPDVLFVVDADHEHIAIKEANNLGIPVVSIVDTNSNPDGVDYVIPGNDDAIRAVNLYLNAAADTVLEARAQDIVVQAEQDGFVEAE from the coding sequence ATGGCTAAAGTTTCTATGCGCGACATGCTGCAAGCCGGCGTTCACTTCGGTCACCAGACTCGTTACTGGAACCCGAAAATGAAGTCCTACATCTTCGGTGCCCGCAGCAAGGTTCACATCATCAACTTGGAAAAAACCGTTCCGATGTTTGACGATGCCATGAACTTCATCAGCTCCGTAGCTGCCAAGAAAGGCAAGGTACTGTTCGTTGGTACCAAGCGTGCCGCGTCTGAAGCCGTAAAAGATGCCGCCATTCGTTGCGACCAGTTCTATGTTAACCACCGCTGGCTGGGCGGCATGCTGACCAACTGGAAAACCGTTCGTCAGTCCATCAAGCGCCTGAAAGATCTGGAAACCCAGAGCCAAGACGGTACCTTCGAAAAGCTGACCAAGAAAGAGGCGCTGATGCGTACTCGCGAAATGGACAAGCTGGAGAAGAGCCTGGGTGGTATCAAGAACATGGGCGGCCTGCCTGACGTTCTGTTCGTTGTCGATGCCGACCACGAGCACATCGCTATCAAAGAAGCCAACAACCTGGGTATCCCGGTCGTTTCCATCGTTGATACCAACTCCAACCCGGACGGCGTTGATTACGTCATCCCGGGTAACGACGATGCCATCCGTGCCGTCAACCTGTACCTGAATGCTGCTGCTGACACCGTACTGGAAGCTCGCGCTCAGGACATCGTTGTTCAAGCCGAACAAGATGGCTTCGTTGAAGCTGAGTAA
- the ptsG gene encoding PTS glucose transporter subunit IIBC, whose product MLKNAFSNLQKVGKALMLPVSVLPVAGILLGVGAAHFSWLPEIVSQLMEQAGGSVFGQMALLFAVGVALGFTNNDGVSGLSAIVGYGIMTATLSVMAPVMGVEKIDTGVLGGILAGGVAAWAFNRFYKIQLPEYLGFFAGKRAVPIITGFVSIGLGVILSVIWPPVGGAIAAFSDWAANQNPVLAFGIYGVVERSLIPFGLHHIWNVPFFYQAGTCVNGAGETVHGIMTCFLTANDATRAAGNGFGQLAGGYLFKMFGLPAAAFAIAHCAKPENRAKIVGIMASAALTSFLTGITEPIEFSFLFVAPVLYAIHALLAGLAYVLTNSLGIVHGHTFSNGFIDFVVQSPRADNMLLLVGLGLVYAVLYYVVFTVVIRAMNLKTPGREDEAAEETVAQSKDEMSAALVGAFGGKDNIASLDACITRLRVGVKDVSKVDQAGLKKLGAAGVVVAGSGVQAIFGTKSDNLKTEMDIWMKSN is encoded by the coding sequence ATGTTAAAAAATGCTTTCTCTAATCTGCAAAAGGTCGGTAAGGCGCTGATGCTGCCAGTATCGGTCTTGCCCGTTGCAGGTATTCTGCTGGGGGTGGGTGCTGCCCACTTCAGCTGGTTGCCGGAAATTGTCTCCCAGTTGATGGAGCAAGCCGGTGGTTCCGTATTCGGTCAGATGGCCCTGCTGTTCGCCGTGGGCGTGGCACTTGGCTTTACCAATAACGACGGTGTATCCGGTCTGTCTGCCATCGTAGGCTACGGCATCATGACCGCTACCTTGAGCGTGATGGCACCTGTGATGGGTGTGGAGAAGATCGATACCGGTGTACTCGGCGGTATCCTCGCCGGTGGTGTCGCCGCCTGGGCGTTCAACCGCTTCTACAAGATCCAGCTGCCAGAGTATCTGGGCTTCTTCGCCGGCAAACGCGCCGTGCCCATCATCACTGGCTTCGTTTCCATCGGTCTGGGTGTGATCCTGTCCGTGATCTGGCCGCCAGTGGGTGGCGCTATCGCCGCCTTCTCCGACTGGGCTGCCAACCAGAACCCGGTACTGGCCTTCGGTATCTACGGCGTGGTTGAACGCTCCCTGATCCCGTTCGGTCTGCACCACATCTGGAACGTCCCCTTCTTCTATCAGGCTGGTACCTGTGTCAACGGTGCCGGTGAAACCGTACACGGCATCATGACCTGCTTCCTGACCGCCAACGATGCTACCCGCGCCGCCGGTAACGGCTTCGGTCAGCTGGCCGGTGGCTATCTGTTCAAGATGTTCGGTCTGCCTGCTGCTGCCTTTGCCATTGCGCATTGTGCCAAGCCGGAAAACCGCGCCAAGATCGTTGGTATCATGGCCTCTGCCGCCCTGACCTCCTTCCTGACCGGTATCACCGAGCCTATCGAGTTCTCCTTCCTGTTCGTTGCCCCGGTACTGTATGCGATTCACGCCCTGCTGGCTGGTCTGGCCTATGTGCTGACCAACTCCCTGGGGATCGTACACGGTCACACCTTCTCCAACGGCTTCATCGACTTCGTGGTGCAGTCACCCCGTGCCGATAACATGCTGTTGCTGGTGGGCCTGGGTCTGGTCTACGCCGTCCTCTACTACGTGGTCTTCACCGTGGTGATCCGTGCCATGAACCTGAAGACTCCGGGTCGTGAAGACGAAGCGGCTGAAGAAACCGTCGCCCAGAGCAAAGACGAGATGTCTGCCGCCCTGGTCGGTGCCTTCGGTGGTAAAGACAACATCGCCTCTCTGGATGCCTGTATCACCCGTCTGCGTGTCGGTGTGAAGGATGTGTCCAAGGTTGACCAGGCTGGTCTGAAGAAACTGGGCGCTGCCGGTGTGGTCGTGGCTGGTTCTGGTGTTCAGGCCATCTTCGGTACCAAGTCCGACAACCTGAAAACCGAGATGGACATCTGGATGAAGAGCAACTAA
- a CDS encoding MalM family protein: MKQNLFFLTVIGGIVLGGCSSFEAQVAPTQQYKSVVSNRDAAVSALSNASVCCRDLSSLPYKELPVGSGQVVPIDASSPVYRFEEGRSYFAAYRLPVNSGDLRITVEGIVDHTLFNPVALMLDSRFKVTRKLGPETFKYEPARFMSGDRMEAVFTVDRSQVGNPNNESYMLIYTDESKLGEATTVMSQTKLMAKSLSVVDYGAKDPVVPHSPWGVVRLSVEDLSGKQTNSNYYKPSYDAPIAPPTPAVEATPNKLVVTPVAATGASVATASMMAETEAFYNSQIEKAVKAGDIDKAMQLVNEAERAGSTKAKSVFIDAVKRSQKN; the protein is encoded by the coding sequence ATGAAACAGAATCTTTTTTTCTTGACCGTGATCGGTGGAATCGTGTTAGGCGGTTGCTCTTCCTTCGAAGCCCAGGTCGCGCCGACGCAACAATATAAGTCTGTGGTCAGCAACCGGGACGCCGCAGTTTCAGCCTTGTCGAATGCTTCCGTATGCTGCCGTGATCTGTCCTCATTGCCCTATAAAGAGCTACCCGTAGGTTCGGGACAAGTGGTTCCTATCGATGCCTCTTCCCCGGTTTACCGGTTTGAAGAAGGCAGAAGCTATTTTGCAGCCTATCGTTTGCCGGTAAACAGTGGCGATCTGCGGATCACGGTGGAGGGGATCGTCGATCACACGTTGTTCAACCCCGTAGCACTGATGCTGGACTCGCGCTTCAAGGTGACCCGTAAGCTGGGACCCGAGACCTTCAAGTATGAACCGGCCAGATTTATGAGTGGGGATCGGATGGAGGCGGTGTTTACCGTGGATAGATCCCAGGTCGGCAATCCCAATAACGAAAGTTACATGCTGATTTACACCGACGAATCCAAGCTGGGAGAGGCCACAACGGTCATGAGTCAGACCAAGCTGATGGCCAAGTCCTTGTCGGTGGTGGACTATGGTGCCAAGGATCCTGTGGTCCCTCATTCCCCATGGGGAGTGGTACGACTCTCGGTAGAAGATTTGAGTGGTAAGCAGACTAACAGCAACTATTACAAGCCAAGCTATGATGCACCGATCGCCCCTCCAACCCCTGCCGTAGAAGCCACGCCGAACAAACTGGTAGTTACTCCTGTGGCGGCGACGGGCGCCAGCGTGGCAACGGCATCCATGATGGCAGAGACTGAAGCCTTCTATAACAGCCAGATCGAGAAGGCGGTCAAGGCCGGTGACATCGACAAGGCGATGCAGTTGGTGAACGAGGCAGAACGTGCTGGCTCGACCAAGGCCAAGTCGGTCTTTATTGATGCGGTCAAACGCTCACAGAAGAATTAA
- the frr gene encoding ribosome recycling factor, with translation MINEIKNDAKDRMAKSVESLKTQMSKIRTGRAHPSLLDGIQVEYYGAATPLKQLANVVAEDARTLSISIFDRSMIQAVEKAILTSDLGLNPSSNGQTLRVPLPPLTEERRRDLTKIVRAEAEGARVAVRNIRRDANADLKSLLKDKEISEDDDRRAQEEIQKLTDAFIKLIDEALAAKEKELMEI, from the coding sequence GTGATCAACGAGATTAAAAACGACGCCAAGGACCGCATGGCCAAGAGCGTAGAATCGCTCAAGACCCAGATGTCCAAGATCCGTACCGGCCGCGCTCACCCGAGCCTGCTCGACGGTATCCAGGTGGAGTATTACGGTGCAGCCACTCCTCTGAAACAGTTGGCTAACGTAGTGGCAGAAGATGCCCGCACCCTGTCCATCTCCATCTTCGATCGCTCCATGATCCAGGCGGTGGAAAAAGCCATCCTGACCTCGGATCTGGGCCTGAACCCGTCCAGCAACGGTCAGACTCTGCGCGTGCCGTTGCCGCCGCTGACCGAAGAGCGTCGCCGCGATCTGACCAAGATCGTTCGCGCCGAAGCCGAAGGCGCCCGGGTTGCCGTGCGCAACATCCGTCGCGATGCCAACGCCGACCTGAAATCCTTGCTCAAGGACAAAGAGATCTCCGAAGACGACGATCGTCGCGCTCAGGAAGAGATCCAGAAGCTCACCGACGCCTTCATCAAGCTGATAGACGAAGCCCTGGCTGCGAAGGAAAAGGAGCTAATGGAAATCTAA
- the pyrH gene encoding UMP kinase, which produces MSTNPKPAYRRVLLKLSGEALQGSEGFGIDPAVLERMAQEIKELVELGVQVGLVIGGGNLFRGAGLAKAGMNRVVGDHMGMLATVMNGLAMRDALHRAYVNARLMSAISLQGVCDSYSWAEAISQLRAGKVVIFSAGTGNPFFTTDSAACLRGIEIEADVVLKATKVDGVFNEDPVKNPDAVLYHELSYNEVLDKELKVMDLAAFTLARDHDLPIRVFNMNKPGALRRVVMGEPEGTLIHHISK; this is translated from the coding sequence ATGAGTACCAATCCCAAGCCTGCATACAGACGTGTTCTTCTGAAGTTGAGTGGTGAAGCCCTGCAAGGATCCGAGGGTTTTGGCATTGATCCAGCGGTGCTGGAACGGATGGCCCAAGAGATCAAAGAGCTGGTTGAGCTGGGTGTTCAGGTCGGTCTGGTCATCGGCGGCGGCAACCTGTTCCGCGGTGCCGGTCTTGCCAAGGCGGGCATGAACCGCGTGGTGGGTGACCACATGGGCATGCTGGCGACCGTCATGAACGGCCTGGCCATGCGTGATGCCCTGCATCGTGCTTATGTGAATGCTCGTCTGATGTCTGCCATCTCGCTGCAAGGCGTCTGCGACTCCTATAGCTGGGCCGAGGCCATCAGCCAGCTGCGCGCCGGCAAGGTGGTGATCTTCTCTGCCGGTACCGGCAACCCCTTCTTTACCACCGACTCCGCAGCCTGCCTGCGTGGCATCGAGATCGAAGCCGACGTGGTGCTCAAGGCCACCAAGGTCGATGGTGTATTCAACGAGGATCCGGTTAAGAATCCGGACGCCGTGCTGTATCATGAGCTCAGCTACAACGAAGTGCTTGATAAAGAGCTCAAAGTGATGGATCTTGCAGCCTTTACCCTGGCCCGTGATCACGACTTGCCGATCCGGGTGTTCAACATGAACAAACCGGGTGCCCTGCGCCGCGTTGTCATGGGTGAGCCGGAAGGCACACTGATCCATCACATCAGCAAATAA
- the tsf gene encoding translation elongation factor Ts, with the protein MANVTAALVKELRERTAAGMMDCKKALEEAAGDIELAIENMRKSGQAKAAKKAGRIAAEGVIFARTEGNIAAMIELNSETDFVAKDASFMAMGQKIADIAATQKIADVDALKAADFGNGESIELTITNLIAKIGENMNLRRVMLVEGDNLGTYVHGSRIGVITKLIGGTAELAKDLAMHVAANSPQFVKPEDVSAEVVAKEREIQIDIAINSGKPKDIAEKMVEGRMKKFTGEVSLTGQPFVKDPSMTVAELLKKEGADVVSFTRFEVGEGIEKQETDFAAEVAAQIAAAQKA; encoded by the coding sequence ATGGCTAACGTTACTGCCGCCCTGGTAAAAGAACTGCGCGAGCGCACCGCCGCTGGCATGATGGATTGCAAAAAAGCACTGGAAGAAGCCGCTGGTGACATCGAGCTGGCTATCGAGAACATGCGCAAATCCGGTCAGGCCAAAGCCGCCAAGAAAGCCGGCCGTATCGCCGCTGAAGGCGTGATCTTTGCCCGTACCGAAGGCAACATTGCCGCCATGATCGAGCTGAACAGCGAAACCGACTTCGTCGCCAAAGATGCCAGCTTCATGGCCATGGGCCAGAAGATCGCCGACATCGCCGCGACCCAGAAGATTGCTGACGTTGACGCCCTGAAGGCCGCCGATTTCGGTAACGGTGAGTCCATCGAGCTGACCATCACCAACCTGATCGCCAAGATCGGTGAGAACATGAACCTGCGTCGCGTGATGCTGGTTGAAGGTGACAACCTGGGCACCTACGTACACGGTTCCCGTATCGGTGTTATCACCAAGCTGATCGGTGGTACTGCCGAGCTGGCCAAAGATCTGGCCATGCACGTTGCTGCCAACAGCCCGCAGTTCGTCAAGCCGGAAGACGTGTCCGCCGAAGTCGTTGCCAAAGAGCGCGAAATCCAGATCGACATCGCCATCAACTCCGGCAAGCCGAAAGACATCGCCGAGAAGATGGTTGAAGGCCGCATGAAGAAGTTTACCGGTGAGGTTTCCCTGACTGGTCAGCCGTTCGTGAAAGATCCTTCCATGACCGTTGCCGAGCTGCTGAAGAAAGAAGGCGCTGACGTTGTTTCCTTCACCCGTTTCGAAGTGGGCGAAGGCATCGAGAAGCAAGAGACCGATTTCGCGGCTGAAGTTGCAGCCCAAATCGCGGCCGCTCAGAAGGCTTAA
- the dapD gene encoding 2,3,4,5-tetrahydropyridine-2,6-dicarboxylate N-succinyltransferase: MTELQQIIEAAFERRDSITPGSVDAATKTAILQVIELLDSGKARVAEKIAGEWVVHQWLKKAVLLYFRINDNGIIKGDDAQYYDKVPLKFSDYTAEQFKAAGVRVVPPATARKGSFIAPNTVLMPSYVNIGAFVDEGTMVDTWATVGSCAQIGKNVHLSGGVGIGGVLEPLQANPTIIEDNCFIGARSEVVEGVIVEEGSVISMGVFIGQSTRIYDRETGEIHYGRVPAGSVVVSGSLPSKCGKYSLYAAVIVKKVDAKTRAKVGINALLRSIDE, from the coding sequence ATGACCGAGTTGCAACAGATCATCGAAGCGGCCTTCGAACGCCGTGATTCCATCACTCCCGGCTCCGTCGATGCCGCCACCAAGACCGCCATCCTGCAAGTCATCGAACTGCTGGATTCCGGCAAGGCCCGTGTCGCCGAGAAGATTGCCGGCGAGTGGGTGGTACACCAGTGGTTGAAGAAGGCGGTACTGCTCTACTTCCGCATCAATGACAACGGCATCATCAAGGGTGACGACGCCCAGTATTACGACAAGGTTCCCCTCAAGTTTTCCGACTATACCGCCGAGCAGTTCAAGGCTGCCGGGGTACGCGTGGTGCCGCCGGCGACCGCCCGCAAAGGCTCCTTCATCGCCCCCAATACCGTGCTGATGCCCTCCTACGTCAACATCGGCGCCTTCGTCGATGAAGGCACCATGGTCGACACTTGGGCCACCGTCGGCTCCTGCGCCCAGATCGGCAAGAACGTGCACCTGTCCGGCGGCGTCGGCATCGGTGGCGTACTGGAGCCGCTGCAGGCCAACCCGACCATCATCGAAGACAACTGCTTCATCGGTGCCCGCTCCGAGGTAGTTGAGGGTGTGATCGTGGAGGAAGGCTCCGTCATCTCCATGGGCGTCTTCATCGGCCAGTCCACCCGCATCTATGATCGCGAAACCGGCGAGATCCACTACGGCCGCGTGCCGGCTGGCTCGGTGGTCGTCTCCGGCTCCCTGCCTTCCAAGTGCGGCAAGTACAGCCTGTACGCCGCCGTGATCGTCAAGAAGGTGGATGCCAAGACCCGTGCCAAGGTCGGCATCAACGCCCTGTTGCGCTCCATCGACGAGTAA
- the glnD gene encoding bifunctional uridylyltransferase/uridylyl-removing protein GlnD has product MDASLLSPHLLPDDQLTRENCKEYLSRFLVWLHARFDAGDNIIELVATRSEYMDQLLIRLWQKFGFDKTPLTLIAVGGYGRGELHPHSDIDLLILYEGEELDEVLGLRIGEFITLLWDLKLEVGQSVRNVAECIEQGQADITVATNLIEARYITGRLAGFEQLQAATHPLHFWPSEEFFRAKREEQSLRHQQFLGTAYKLEPDLKSNPGGLRDIQTLAWVARRHFGATTLYEMTSHGFLNRAEYRELLDCQNFLWKVRFALHMAINKGDNRLLFDRQRTVAQMLGFEGEGNGPVEQMMKRFYQTVRRVAELNEMLLQLFDEAILGNTAMDVRRLCPEFQLRGRLIDAVDPELFGRDPAAILRLFYQIAQHPDIAGIHSATLRQLREARRTLICWLQDLPECRRLFMALLRHPNGIGQALTLMHKYGILAAYLPQWNLIVGQMQFDMFHAYTVDEHTHRLLKNIHRFANPASRQTHPLCHEVFTQLRKPELLSIAALFHDIAKGRRGDHSELGAVDALEFCQLHGLDRYESRLVAWLVRHHLLMSVTAQRRDIYDPEVVADFAQKVRDELHLDLLYCLTVADICATNDTLWNDWKGTLLRELYFATQKALRQGLENPPDMRLKIRENQRQAKQILAQREVPEEAINALWSDFKADYFLRHNPEQIAWHCRKIIAHGDNPAPLVIIGKHPTRGGSEVFIYCRDTPNLFATVASALDQKNLNIHDAQIMNSRSDYVLDTFIVLEPTGDPISPNRTATIRKALEKALQEPGKLVLRNKPLSRRHRQFSVPTRVVFLPRSPLHKGETRHTLLELTALDTPGLLARIGAVFQQCGLSLHAAKITTIGERVEDFFSLTTLEGEPLNQAEQQALEERLVNQLNPQEEGADQSGGGSTGHRFSC; this is encoded by the coding sequence ATGGATGCCAGCCTGCTTTCCCCCCATCTGTTGCCCGATGATCAGCTCACCCGCGAGAACTGCAAGGAGTACTTGAGCCGCTTCCTTGTCTGGTTGCATGCCCGCTTCGATGCCGGTGACAACATCATCGAACTGGTGGCCACCCGCTCCGAGTACATGGATCAGTTGCTGATCCGGCTGTGGCAGAAATTCGGCTTCGACAAGACGCCGCTCACCCTGATCGCGGTGGGCGGCTATGGCCGCGGCGAGTTGCATCCCCACTCCGACATCGACCTGCTCATCCTCTATGAAGGGGAGGAGCTGGATGAAGTGCTGGGGCTGCGCATCGGCGAGTTCATCACCCTGCTGTGGGATCTCAAGCTGGAGGTGGGGCAATCGGTGCGCAACGTGGCCGAGTGCATCGAGCAGGGCCAGGCCGACATCACGGTCGCCACCAACCTCATCGAGGCGCGCTACATCACCGGTCGTCTGGCCGGGTTCGAGCAGTTGCAAGCCGCGACCCATCCCCTGCACTTCTGGCCGAGTGAGGAGTTCTTTCGCGCCAAACGCGAGGAGCAGAGCCTGCGCCATCAGCAGTTCCTCGGCACCGCCTACAAGCTCGAACCCGATCTCAAGAGCAACCCGGGGGGGCTGCGCGACATCCAGACCCTGGCCTGGGTCGCCCGCCGCCACTTCGGCGCCACCACCCTCTATGAGATGACCAGCCACGGCTTCCTGAACCGGGCCGAGTATCGCGAGCTGCTCGACTGCCAGAACTTTCTGTGGAAGGTGCGCTTCGCGCTGCACATGGCCATCAACAAGGGCGACAACCGCCTGCTGTTCGACCGCCAGCGCACCGTGGCCCAGATGCTGGGCTTCGAGGGCGAAGGCAACGGCCCGGTCGAGCAGATGATGAAGCGCTTCTACCAGACGGTACGGCGGGTCGCCGAGCTCAACGAGATGCTGCTGCAGCTGTTTGACGAGGCCATTCTCGGCAACACCGCCATGGATGTCCGCCGCCTCTGCCCCGAGTTCCAGCTGCGGGGCCGGCTCATCGATGCGGTGGATCCCGAGCTGTTTGGCCGCGATCCCGCCGCCATACTGCGGCTCTTCTACCAGATTGCCCAGCATCCCGACATCGCCGGCATTCACTCCGCCACCCTGCGCCAGCTGCGCGAGGCGCGGCGCACCCTCATCTGCTGGTTGCAGGACCTGCCCGAGTGTCGCCGCCTGTTCATGGCGCTGCTGCGCCACCCCAATGGCATAGGTCAAGCGCTCACCCTGATGCACAAGTACGGGATCCTCGCGGCCTATCTGCCCCAATGGAACCTCATCGTCGGCCAGATGCAGTTCGACATGTTCCACGCCTACACGGTGGATGAGCACACCCACCGGCTGCTCAAGAACATCCATCGCTTCGCCAATCCGGCCAGCCGTCAGACCCACCCGCTCTGCCACGAGGTGTTCACCCAGCTGCGCAAGCCAGAGCTGCTCAGCATCGCCGCCCTGTTCCACGACATCGCCAAGGGCCGCCGTGGGGATCACTCCGAGCTCGGCGCCGTCGATGCGCTGGAGTTTTGCCAGCTGCACGGCCTGGATCGCTACGAGAGCCGCCTGGTGGCCTGGCTGGTGCGCCACCATCTGCTGATGTCGGTCACCGCCCAGCGGCGCGACATCTACGATCCTGAGGTGGTGGCCGATTTTGCCCAGAAGGTGCGCGACGAGCTGCACCTCGACTTGCTCTACTGCCTGACCGTGGCCGATATCTGCGCCACCAACGATACCCTCTGGAACGACTGGAAGGGCACCCTGCTGCGCGAGCTCTACTTCGCCACCCAGAAGGCCCTGCGCCAGGGGCTGGAGAACCCGCCCGACATGCGGCTCAAGATCCGCGAGAACCAGCGTCAGGCGAAGCAGATCCTGGCACAACGTGAGGTGCCGGAGGAGGCGATCAACGCCTTGTGGAGCGACTTCAAGGCCGACTACTTCCTGCGCCACAACCCGGAGCAGATCGCCTGGCACTGCCGCAAGATCATCGCTCATGGCGACAATCCCGCCCCGCTGGTGATCATCGGCAAGCACCCCACCCGGGGCGGCAGCGAGGTGTTCATCTATTGCCGCGACACCCCGAATCTGTTCGCCACCGTGGCCTCGGCGCTGGATCAGAAGAACCTCAACATCCACGACGCCCAGATCATGAATTCGCGCAGCGATTACGTGCTGGATACCTTCATAGTGCTGGAGCCGACCGGCGATCCCATCAGCCCGAACCGCACCGCCACCATCAGGAAGGCGCTGGAGAAGGCGCTGCAGGAGCCGGGCAAGCTGGTGCTGCGCAACAAGCCACTGTCGCGCCGCCACCGCCAGTTCAGTGTGCCGACCCGGGTGGTGTTCTTGCCCCGCTCCCCACTCCATAAAGGGGAGACCCGCCACACCCTGCTGGAGCTGACGGCGCTGGATACCCCGGGGCTGTTGGCCCGCATCGGCGCCGTGTTCCAGCAGTGCGGCCTCTCCCTGCATGCGGCCAAGATCACCACCATAGGCGAGCGGGTGGAGGATTTCTTCAGCCTCACTACGCTCGAGGGGGAACCTCTGAACCAGGCCGAGCAGCAGGCGCTGGAGGAGCGCTTGGTCAATCAGCTCAATCCGCAGGAAGAGGGCGCGGATCAATCTGGAGGCGGCTCCACTGGACACCGCTTTTCATGCTAA